Proteins from a genomic interval of Colletotrichum higginsianum IMI 349063 chromosome 6, whole genome shotgun sequence:
- a CDS encoding Major facilitator superfamily transporter, with product MYWFFKFVNKHRYSVIPDSATAKRGKEPTPHRQHDSKIATWALILGLIWAASLAAIFGYYRSPMYNYDTIDHRTKRCGKTSAEARARGCHFDPVSFAWLPEECLDRELADEFRAVNWTLYADINATRAISEKEFSDDLMDTFLTNENHRLHCVYSWMRLHRSIQAGKPLHSGLSYDHTKHCGSVLTADRPPKEIITKALSPSKKSGMCWGMPAAHPALADSVPAAVRASGSVGEKGGTGDIHVSRIPVAPAITEFWPGGRCLSPAREWSACPGTDKTPEEPPVRLVKCRPARITSRPGPPTFVFYRDRSSPLRSVELTTMELLSFSSHEKLNICETTWNRRDPTLNFHDRLLSTSTNRVSVLVRLNIETVSAFALHLSGRLLTGCHTYHQNCHVCSKLGQHLLFAEAPRESTLPNTVAATMQKRHPVESQPLMGSNTDLPDVEKPPDNQSQSKNQRWHILLGVAIGIAYGCSLTMLSSSKTEQHEGSQPTLSGFPVASEINALVPECLSVTKNDLFKLDRLMAIYRKLDAWRGTGERLGPPDSSSSFNDSSIQNGQPPIQPMRHLLHCFDFIKQAILCCGDCTSEPHQEDRHGNHLQAGMDTLRVCKDFDKILSYANAHAPKRIK from the exons ATGTATTGGTTCTTCAAGTTTGTCAATAAGCACCGCTACTCCGTGATCCCGGACTCCGCAACAGCTAAAAGGGGAAAAGAACCCACACCACACCGGCAACACGACTCCAAAATAGCAACATGGGCTTTGATCTTGGGGCTCATCTGGGCCGCCTCtctcgccgccatcttcggGTACTACAGGAGCCCAATGTACAATTACGACACAATCGACCACCGCACGAAGCGGTGCGGCAAAACATCAGCGGAAGCCAGAGCCCGCGGCTGTCACTTCGATCCCGTCAGCTTCGCATGGCTGCCAGAAGAGTGTCTGGATCGAGAATTGGCCGATGAGTTCCGCGCTGTGAACTGGACTCTATACGCAGACATCAACGCCACAAGGGCCATTTCGGAAAAGGAGTTCTCTGATGATCTAATGGACACATTTCTGACAAACGAGAACCACCGCCTTCACTGCGTTTACTCGTGGATGCGGCTGCACCGATCGATCCAGGCCGGGAAGCCGCTACACTCTGGTTTGAGCTATGATCACACCAAGCATTGCGGATCAGTTCTGACGGCTGATCGGCCGCCGAAGGAAATTATCACAAAGGCTCTT TCCCCGAGCAAAAAATCCGGCATGTGTTGGGGTATGCCAGCTGCCCATCCGGCTCTTGCAGACTCGGTCCCCGCGGCAGTCCGGGCTTCCGGATCGGTGGGCGAGAAGGGTGGGACTGGCGACATCCACGTAAGCCGCATCCCTGTCGCACCGGCTATTACGGAATTTTGGCCCGGTGGGCGATGTCTTAGCCCAGCGCGGGAGTGGTCTGCCTGTCCTGGTACCGACAAAACACCAGAAGAGCCACCGGTCCGATTGGTCAAGTGTCGGCCAGCTAGAATAACGAGTCGTCCCGGACCCCCTACTTTCGTCTTCTACAGAGACCGATCCAGTCCACTTCGCTCAGTTGAACTAACTACTATGGAGCTCCTGTCGTTTTCCTCTCATGAAAAACTCAATATTTGTGAAACGACATGGAACAGGCGAGATCCGACTTTGAACTTTCACGATCGCCTTTTGAGCACAAGTACGAACCGTGTTTCCGTTCTTGTGAGGCTTAACATAGAAACTGTTTCGGCTTTCGCGCTTCACCTTTCCGGGCGTTTACTCACAGGATGTCACACTTACCATCAAAATTGCCACGTTTGCTCCAAACTTGGCCAACACTTACTGTTTGCTGAGGCACCTCGAGAATCGACATTACCGAACACTGTAGCGGCCACGATGCAGAAAAGGCACCCAGTCGAATCACAGCCATTGATGGGGTCTAACACAGACCTGCCAGACGTCGAGAAGCCTCCAGACAACCAGTCTCAGAGCAAAAACCAACGGTGGCATATCCTACTTGGTGTAGCCATCGGCATTGCTTATGGGTGTTCACTCACAATGTTATCATCCTCGAAGACCGAGCAGCACGAAGGCTCACAGCCAACATTATCTGGATTCCCTGTTGCCTCCGAGATCAATGCTCTTGTTCCTGAATGTCT TTCCGTTACGAAGAACGACCTTTTCAAACTTGACCGTCTCATGGCCATCTACCGCAAGCTGGATGCGTGGAGAGGTACCGGAGAGCGACTGGGACCACCTgattcttcatcttcattCAATGATTCCTC GATCCAGAATGGTCAACCCCCAATTCAGCCTATGCGACACCTACTGCACTGTTTCGACTTCATCAAGCAGGCAATCCTGTGTTGCGGTGATTGCACAAGTGAACCTCATCAGGAAGACAGGCACGGCAATCACCTGCAAGCCGGAATGGACACTTTGAGAGTGTGTAAAGACTTTGACAAGATCCTGAGTTATGCAAATGCCCATGCTCCCAAGAGGATAAAGTAA
- a CDS encoding Serin endopeptidase codes for MLGKYRYIIVLEETYGIPCTAASSQTAKIKDTNDSDINRVKMLVSFNASCAQSAKLQFRQVYENELFPGFSLDIENADGHGDYTQCLDSVSGVVRTWQQRSYLPASRNDSTTGANTPDQPVNASILHGITGVKDLHDAGIAGRGLTIAMIDTGVDYGHPALGDGMGEGYKIRYGIDLVGDNWQIGDAPRLDPDPYTECTDHGTHVSGIVAGNQSSLGFVGVASEANLEHYRVSGCNRVPIQSDIVIKAVLMAYSRKVDAVSLSLTLNTGPYPDDPLSEVLARISQEGNVLVVVASGNYGWQGPFSARAPASAPNVLAVGSVNSAYSVQSRPRASFSVDNATNGESQSTDFAWAPATPGRFPDSLSLQATTLDTSIPDDACSSSENDPPLSDTAVVLVRRGGCTFDVKMKNLAARGATYVLIYDNVDQPLFEFDNKFDEILGAGSVTAHVGNELMRALSEGSEVTLMMDSGFRGVPFIKVGENSLPPGQVNGRGSWGPTGLGDSMPSLLAPGQSIWSTIPRSWGGFGTLSGTSMAAPYIAGCAALVKQVHPGLSSSEISRLLTSTARPLNFNDGTNKTYNFLAPVAQQGNGVVDALGAVRTKTALSRSHLAWNDTDFFTGSASFEVQNKGNESAEYNFSHRPAVTVLALSPDGRSITPWTRDNSSSLASEEFLQNLLADRHADVTISPQSLRIGPGETALVRVTADIKTLDDLRSRCPLYSGFIYVNDGGSDDGLTISYMGIGCSMRRMVVMPPGWNKTFVTAATTKQAEGESYDAIPISPNTTFLLQGHQTPKMYLNTSTLLPTLNVELAMFSRALTVEVFPAAAADDDRGVSVFSPDQAAKPGGFGRSTTNLITWSGQLENGSWADEGLYKFKVCALRAWERTSGPQAQKDCVVTAPFGIEYDG; via the exons ATGTTGGGCAAATACCGTTATATTATAGTGCTGGAAGAAACCTACGGGATTCCTTGCACAGCAGCCTCCTCGCAAACGGCAAAAATCAAGGATACAAATGACTCC GATATTAATCGCGTCAAGATGTTGGTTTCTTTCAACGCATCGTGCGCTCAGAGCGCTAAGTTGCAATTTCGTCAAGTATATGAGAATGAACTGTTCCCTGGATTCTCACTGGATATCGAAAACGCCGATGGCCATGGTGACTACACCCAATGCCTGGACTCTGTAAGCGGAGTCGTCAGGACCTGGCAACAGCGGTCTTATCTGCCGGCGTCGCGCAATGATTCGACAACCGGAGCGAACACACCCGATCAACCGGTGAACGCCAGCATACTACACGGCATAACTGGTGTCAAAGACTTGCACGATGCAGGCATCGCTGGGCGGGGACTCACCATTGCCATGATCGATACAGGCGTAGACTATGGTCACCCTgctctcggcgacggcatgGGAGAAGGCTACAAGATCCGTTACGGCATCGACCTCGTTGGAGACAACTGGCAGATTGGGGATGCGCCGCGGCTGGATCCTGATCCCTACACCGAGTGTACAGACCACGGGACGCACGTTTCAGGCATCGTTGCTGGCAATCAGTCATCTCTTGGGTTTGTTGGTGTAGCTTCCGAGGCCAACTTGGAACACTACCGCGTCTCTGGGTGCAATAGGGTTCCTATCCAGTCGGATATCGTAATCAAAGCGGTCCTCATGGCTTACAGTAGGAAGGTTGATgctgtgtctctctctttgaCGTTGAACACGGGTCCTTACCCTGATG ACCCCTTATCCGAAGTCCTAGCGAGGATCTCGCAGGAAGGAAACGTTCTCGTCGTGGTGGCCTCTGGTAATTACGGATGGCAAGGCCCTTTCTCGGCCAGGGCACCAGCATCAGCCCCGAACGTCTTAGCCGTCGGCTCAGTCAACTCGGCTTACTCGGTGCAAAGCAGACCTCGAGCAAGCTTTTCAGTTGACAACGCAACAAATGGTGAGTCGCAGTCGACGGACTTTGCTTGGGCTCCTGCGACTCCAGGGAGATTTCCAGACTCTCTATCTTTACAAGCGACGACTCTTGACACGTCAATACCGGACGACGCATGTTCAAGCTCTGAAAACGACCCGCCGCTCTCAGACACCGCGGTAGTTCTTGTTCGACGCGGAGGCTGTACATTCGATGTCAAGATGAAGAATCTGGCAGCCAGAGGTGCCACTTACGTGCTTATCTACGACAATGTAGACCAGCCTCTCTTCGAGTTCGACAACAAGTTTGACGAGATCCTGGGCGCCGGTTCGGTTACTGCACATGTTGGAAATGAGCTGATGCGTGCGCTGTCTGAGGGATCCGAAGTAACATTGATGATGGACTCGGGCTTTCGTGGAGTTCCTTTTATCAAAGTAGGCGAGAATTCGCTGCCTCCTGGTCAAGTTAACGGACGAGGCTCCTGGGGCCCGACTGGCTTGGGAGACAGCATGCCCTCTCTGTTGGCTCCCGGGCAGAGCATATGGTCAACTATCCCTCGCAGTTGGGGTGGCTTTGGTACTCTGTCCGGCACGTCGATGGCCGCGCCATACATTGCCGGTTGCGCAGCACTCGTCAAGCAAGTCCATCCTGGTCTCAGCTCCTCCGAAATCTCGAGGTTGCTCACCAGCACGGCGCGACCGCTCAATTTCAATGACGGGACAAACAAGACATACAATTTTCTAGCCCCCGTTGCGCAACAGGgcaacggcgtcgtcgatgcccttGGGGCGGTCAGGACCAAGACCGCGCTCTCCAGGTCTCATCTGGCATGGAATGACACCGACTTCTTCACTGGAAGCGCATCTTTCGAAGTCCAAAACAAAGGAAACGAGTCGGCAGAGTACAACTTCTCCCACAGGCCGgccgtcaccgtcctcgccTTGTCTCCCGATGGGCGGAGCATCACGCCGTGGACTAGAGACAACTCCTCCTCGCTGGCTTCCGAGGAATTTCTGCAGAATTTACTCGCAGACAGACACGCGGACGTCACGATATCCCCTCAATCACTGCGGATCGGGCCCGGCGAGACAGCGTTAGTGAGGGTAACGGCGGACATCAAGACTCTGGACGACCTGAGATCCCGTTGTCCTCTCTACAGCGGATTCATTTATGTCAACGATGGCGGGAGCGACGATGGACTGACCATATCATACATGGGGATCGGTTGCTCGATGCGTCGGATGGTCGTCATGCCTCCAGGCTGGAACAAGACgttcgtcaccgccgccactACGAAGCAGGCCGAAGGCGAGTCTTATGATGCCATACCCATCTCGCCCAACACGAcatttctgctccagggtcATCAAACGCCAAAGATGTACCTGAACACTTCGACCTTGCTTCCAACGTTGAATGTGGAACTGGCGATGTTCAGTCGGGCGCTTACTGTTGAGGTGTTCCCGGCTGCAGCCGCTGACGACGATCGGGGTGTCTCGGTGTTTTCCCCGGACCAGGCTGCCAAACCTGGAGGCTTCGGCCGCTCGACTACGAATTTAATCACGTGGAGTGGGCAGCTGGAGAATGGCTCTTGGGCGGATGAGGGGCTATACAAATTCAAGGTGTGTGCTTTAAGAGCCTGGGAGCGGACATCGGGCCCTCAGGCTCAGAAAGATTGTGTTGTCACAGCACCCTTTGGTATAGAGTATGACGGGTAA
- a CDS encoding Beta-ketoacyl synthase domain-containing protein, with translation MTLPSSTYTHPETFLSGVLGKRRRRVQERVRWFILNRHALQGLLLFDIAGLRPGPGMPPAIVLMLPPAMVMAHNRADPVRNVAEYDPGTDAAWRAAPPRMAGVVQARSY, from the coding sequence ATGACGCTCCCGTCCTCGACGTACACCCATCCGGAAACTTTTCTTAGTGGAGTTCTCGGGaagcgccgtcgacgagtaCAGGAGAGGGTTCGTTGGTTCATCCTGAACAGGCACGCCCTGCAGGGTCTGCTGTTGTTCGACATAGCGGGGCTCCGGCCCGGCCCGGGCATGCCGCCGGCCATAGTTCTGATGCTCCCACCGGCAATGGTCATGGCGCATAACCGGGCCGATCCCGTGCGCAACGTCGCCGAGTATGACCCCGGAACCGATGCAGCCTGGCGGGCGGCCCCGCCTCGCATGGCGGGTGTGGTGCAGGCGCGGAGTTATTGA
- a CDS encoding NmrA-like family protein, with amino-acid sequence MSPSILVIGATGNTGKSVVRHIPKLLESGKNGTYRVIGLTRSLSSPVSQKLAKLPHVEMLEKDWTTIDSAWLRSQEVTRVYIAPHNLPHQFVEESALHVALLHAGVKYVVRVSTNVEYIGPTNPVFYGRSHWAIENLLSQPEFEALQWTSLQPNFFTASYLASAANWVRSYQKTGKQETLQIAPASDAAVAMIDPEDVGSVGAHLLALEDPTPHNQARYFLSGPEDVTGSLIVELVEQVAGTKVGSVEFKATGWLDDLVAAGVFFEKVLPSIMAGFEPLWEERCSLANTPTSTEVLRLAPPKRTIVDAFKAMLEE; translated from the coding sequence ATGTCTCCTTCAATTCTCGTAATCGGTGCCACAGGCAATACCGGCAAGAGTGTCGTCCGCCATATTCCCAAGCTCCTCGAGTCTGGCAAGAATGGCACCTACCGTGTCATCGGCCTGACTCGCTCCCTCTCCAGCCCCGTCTCCCAAAAGCTCGCTAAGCTCCCACACGTCGAGATGCTCGAGAAGGACTGGACTACCATCGACTCCGCTTGGCTTCGTAGTCAAGAGGTCACCCGCGTCTACATCGCCCCGCACAACCTGCCACATCAGTTCGTTGAAGAGTCCGCCCTCCACGTCGCTCTGTTGCACGCCGGGGTGAAGTATGTCGTCCGGGTCTCGACCAACGTTGAATACATCGGACCTACAAACCCTGTGTTTTACGGCCGCTCTCACTGGGCAATCGAGAACCTGCTCAGCCAACCGGAGTTCGAGGCCCTACAGTGGACGTCGCTTCAGCCTAACTTCTTCACGGCAAGCTATCTCGCCTCCGCAGCGAATTGGGTTAGATCATACCAAAAGACCGGCAAGCAGGAAACTTTGCAAATAGCTCCTGCTTCCGATGCGGCTGTTGCAATGATCGACCCCGAGGACGTTGGCAGCGTCGGCGCGCACCTCCTTGCTCTTGAGGACCCCACTCCACACAACCAGGCCAGATATTTCCTTAGCGGACCCGAAGATGTCACTGGAAGCCTAATCGTCGAGTTGGTCGAGCAAGTGGCAGGGACCAAGGTGGGAAGCGTGGAATTCAAAGCTACGGGCTGGCTCGATGATTTGGTGGCGGCAGGCGTATTCTTTGAGAAGGTCCTGCCGTCGATTATGGCTGGGTTTGAGCCACTCTGGGAGGAGAGATGTTCGCTCGCTAAcacgccgacgagcacgGAGGTCTTGAGAttggcgccgccgaagcGGACCATTGTGGACGCGTTCAAGGCTATGCTGGAGGAGTAG